From Amphiura filiformis chromosome 20, Afil_fr2py, whole genome shotgun sequence, a single genomic window includes:
- the LOC140142180 gene encoding kelch-like protein 15 has product MARMEQDQCVKQMGDPSHLSHLSSGLNQLRHQAAFCDVTIIVGDQRFPAHKAVLSCASEYFQGMFTSGFQESTMSEITVPGTEESFARILDFAYTGNFTLSLRTVVGILNMACYMVLTKAIEFMCGVPERCQR; this is encoded by the coding sequence ATGGCAAGAATGGAACAAGACCAGTGTGTTAAACAAATGGGAGACCCATCCCACTTGTCTCATCTCTCCTCAGGACTTAACCAGTTAAGGCATCAGGCTGCCTTCTGTGATGTCACCATCATTGTTGGTGATCAAAGATTTCCTGCTCATAAAGCAGTTCTAAGCTGTGCAAGTGAATACTTCCAAGGAATGTTCACATCAGGGTTTCAAGAGAGTACAATGAGTGAAATAACTGTTCCTGGAACTGAAGAAAGCTTTGCCCGAATCTTGGACTTTGCTTATACAGGGAACTTCACTCTCTCATTAAGAACAGTTGTGGGTATTCTCAATATGGCCTGTTACATGGTTTTGACCAAAGCTATAGAGTTTATGTGCGGAGTACCTGAAAGATGTCAAAGATAA
- the LOC140142663 gene encoding uncharacterized protein: MYRSHVIQSFLKCVKSRVFLENCTASVMMEILSDEEIETDTTTEKQILQGAVMWLKYDWEQRKVHAVDFMKKIRLGLVVPVDRLQEILGDEIMAIPECKEMVEEVVKLSVTKDTASPPLSESHPDLFATRNTITTNLYVLTHDYKSDSLLSIACSTETACYKLTKFAEVPYPYKIAYLEWDKPESGIELLVGDDGHLYAAGGSSVEPFDGDTEKEEDHKEWLCENNFFRYDLERNEWVVLPPMPKVLYNPITFQLDDYIYVTGSACNDFSFRTGLKGIIYPAGHGNLL, translated from the coding sequence ATGTACAGAAGCCATGTTATCCAGAGCTTTCTGAAGTGTGTTAAATCAAGAGTATTTCTGGAGAATTGCACTGCAAGTGTCATGATGGAGATCTTAAGCGATGAAGAAATAGAGACAGATACCACAACAGAGAAGCAGATTCTGCAAGGAGCAGTGATGTGGCTGAAGTATGATTGGGAGCAGCGTAAGGTCCATGCTGTTGACTTCATGAAGAAAATACGTCTTGGTTTGGTTGTGCCAGTTGACAGACTCCAGGAGATCCTTGGTGATGAGATAATGGCCATACCAGAGTGTAAAGAAATGGTGGAGGAGGTTGTCAAGTTGAGCGTTACCAAAGATACTGCTTCACCCCCATTAAGTGAAAGTCACCCAGATTTGTTTGCTACTAGAAACACTATTACAACCAACCTTTATGTACTTACTCATGACTACAAGTCAGATTCTTTATTATCTATAGCATGCAGTACTGAAACagcatgttataaacttactaaaTTTGCTGAAGTTCCATATCCTTATAAAATTGCTTATTTGGAATGGGACAAACCAGAAAGTGGTATTGAATTATTGGTTGGTGATGACGGTCATTTATATGCTGCAGGTGGCAGCAGTGTCGAGCCTTTTGATGGTGATACTGAAAAAGAAGAAGACCATAAAGAGTGGCTTTGTGAAAACAATTTCTTCAGGTATGATTTGGAAAGGAATGAATGGGTCGTGCTTCCTCCAATGCCCAAAGTATTGTACAATCCCATAACGTTTCAATTAGATGACTATATTTACGTAACAGGTTCAGCTTGTAATGATTTCAGCTTCAGGACAGGATTGAAAGGTATCATATACCCAGCAGGGCATGGGAACTTGCTGTAG